AATCAATAGTTAGGAGGGGAAAGAAAGAGTTAGACCGCATAACGTCATCAGCCACATAATTCTCAGTCGGGTACAGACAGGTTAGGGTCCTAGATCTGAGACATGAGATGTAGCCTGAAGAAATGCCTAACTTGCCTTGACTGGTCGGGTTTTCGAAGCCCGGTCCGCATAACCAGGCCTGACACTTTTAGTAAGACAACTCCTGATCAACCTTTCAGTGATCCAGACGTGAAAGATAGGACCCTTGCCATAGCTCGTCTCCCTCATCAAGACTTGAGCCAAGTGTCACACCCGAACAGTTATCCCGAGCCGGTCGTAACTAAACTCGGGCGGGACAAGAGGCACTAGGCGACAACAatatcagggaatcgtaacctcctGTCAGGGAATAATTGCCATATGTCAGTGAATATTTCAATGGTCTACTATCATTTGTGAATGGAATCTTCTTTCAACTAATGAAAGGGtgccacgtgtcctccatcaccaTATAAGCTTTGacacctgacattctctgacatcgatCAAGCTCCAGAGGACgtattgtcatataaaaagggaggtcctctctctTGAGCAGGGACGCGCACGTGCACATTCGCATTCGTCTTCTACAgttcttctgggaaaaaagtactagacttgagcgtcggagggcatgCACCagagactttttccctgatttctaGTCTCTAACGTTCCGTATGCttatctgagtgtgcgcagagcctaaGTACCGCTGGTTTCTTCACCACTGTCCTTCAGTACCACGTCGGGTTCCGTCTTCCAATGCGCATATGTTAGGTGTGTCCAAGTCGCATTTCTATCAATATCGAGGTCATCTTAGCCGGCTTTCGTTTGACTCAGATTCCAAACAGGATTAGAGACCATCACAAGTTACAAGACTTCTGACTTTTGAAGGTGGAAAAAACATCTTAAAATAATCGACTAGACGAGATCACTACAAGTATGGGTGAACAAGAATTTGATTAAACTGAATTAATTGATTGAAGAAATCTACAAATTCGAtttagttattttaaaaattcaatttttatttttaaaatatcaattattttgattaattcgGTTAGGTTTTGattataaatcaaataaatcGAATAAGTTCAAACTTAAGGGAATCTCCAATGGGAGATTTTTAAATAGATTTGTGAAATGAAAAAGTCTAAAAATTTTTTAAGCATTATAGATGTAAAATTTGAGATTTATAATTTAAGAGtagtagtaaaattttaaatcatttcaaaattaaccATATGAGTGAGATCAGCAATTAATAATGTACagaaaaaaatttgataatgtagtatctaaaaaaatttataaggagATGGTTGTGAAAAGAGTGAtggatttttatgtttttaatatgACATATTAGAGACAACATAAAAGCACATATAAAACTCTAACCATTAAATATATAAAACTCTAACTATTAAGTTAAAGGTGTCCTAAGTTACTAATTCCGAACTAACCgaataaaaagttaaaataaatagaaatatataattattgaaaaattcagtttttaattaaattaatcgatattttaccaattcaattttttaatttttattaaaaaaattattaaaatttaaaattttagttggttagattagttttaaaaaaaattaagtttgttTAATTACAGTTTAATCGATTCAGTTTTGAAGCAATTGCTCAACCCTAGCTACAAGCAAAGATTTCTTTCTTTGATCTCACTGGAAAATTTAGAATTATTAACAGAATGTGTATGCTCAATTTCAATTTGGACATAACATTACAAGTATAGAAACATAAGCACAATCAGATCCATTAACATAAGCTACAAATCACAGCAAAGCAATAGCAATCGCAGTTCCTATAGGAACTACTCTCTCATTCAGTCACATCGTTGATCGAGAAACATTACTTGCACTTGTGCTTAGACAAAGCACATTCGTGATTTGTGACTCAGGCAAGGTTGAAACCTCTACAGTCGAAGGTTCAGGGGGCTGAAGCTTCAGCAGTAGAAGAGGTTTGAGGTGCTGGTGGCACTGAAGCTTCAACTATTGACACTGATTTGAACTTGTCGATGTAGTAACCGAGAGGTGGTCCGGAATAGTCGACAGTGGGTACTTGTGGCTGATTTTTGCCAACTTGAACGAGTATGAAGGAGGCTGCAGCGATAGAAAACAGCGCTACACCAGCAGTTATGGCCACAGTATTCCCAGTTCCATCGACTGAAGTTCCAGCAGTGCCCGAACTTATCACACTATCTGCGACATAAACTGCTGGCTGGACAACAAAGATTTGGTAAGAGGAAAAACGATTTCATGTTTATAATTGTTTTACTTCTTACAGTACTTAAAACATTCTGAGAGCATTTGTTTGTCCAGCAGTAACTTTTGTCAGCATAACTACCGGCTTTCTAAGAACAAAAGGTTACCACACAGAGGCAGACATTGCAAACCTCGACCGAGTAGATGTTTGTTTGTCCAGCGGTATCTTTCTCGACATAACCAGTCCAGCCCTTGTTTCGAGGTGGGAAAGTCCCTACCACCTTTGTTCTTTCAGCGGCTAACCATTCTACGCTGACCTTTCCAACCTGCAAAAATATGTAAGCTTTGCTTGGATAATTGTCTTGCCAGTCAAGAAAGAAACCACATCTTTGATGAAACCAAAAGAATAACATGTTTATTCCGAAATGCTACAATGATATCAGGCCAAGAATTTAGTTACTGTTGCACTGGAAAACACAAGTGTTACTCTAAATTCTACTAGCTGTTTGAAAACATCGAAACTAAGACAACAATTCAACTACAAATATCAAATTATGAATTTGATATTTTCTAACTCGTATAGGTTCATTTGTCATACTAATTTATTTTGTATGGATTCTTTCTAAGTTGTCCAATACTTTGAGTCTTGGACCCGTAAAGCAAAAGATGATCAAATAAGAATTGTGGAATCTCTCTACATATTAAATATATATTCTGATCTTGTTGTTAAACAGTAGATGCAAAGACATCTAAACTCATAGGAATTTCTTGTCCGTCCACTTCAAGCTCAATTCCTAACTATTGCatataatccatatatatagtcACCATTTACACATAATTTTGAGTTTGATCAACTTGCAAACTTTCGGTGTGGTACTGGAACTAGAACTATTTATAAAACTAACAAAGCATTTTGCAAGTGAAAGAAGGAACTAATTAATGGCTAGAGAAAAAAAATCATCCATAGTGAAACCCTAAATAtcaagaatccttctacatattTGAGGGAAATCCACGTTCACTTGAATGCTCAAGTTCAAGTAATCATAGCAATGTAGTCAGTGATCATCAAAATGAAAGATTCCCATCTGGATCGCAACAAGAAGGGGAGAAAATGACAAAAGGCAAACTAGTTGAACCCTGCCTGATGGAAGCAAGAAAAGAGACTCTCCAATGACAAAAAAGGGAACCTTTATCCAATGGATGTGAATTGAATTATACATTAGAGCATCCACATTAGTATTAATATATGGGTGTTATAATACTCAAATGGTATTACAAACCAATGTGAATGAGTGTTATAACATTCACACATTAACCGCGTTCAAAGAATTGAATGCCGTTAATGAGcggattttatataatttttttttaaaaaaaaaattggatataaaaaataaagatgaataaATGAACAGGGGACCCATAAATAATCAATATTAATGTTAAAATGAATATGAGTGTGTGTTAATAAAAAGAGGTGTTAATATAATGAGTATGTGACATGCTAGTTGAAGAGATAGCATATGTTAACATTCAAACCAATGTGGATGCCCTTACTAAGGCTTGATAACTTGCCATAGTTGCATTTCAGTTTGCAAAAGGAGTTGAGCTAGAGCGACTAAGAACATGGATAGCAAGAACAAGAATCAAAAATGGGATGGACATGGACATACCTACCTCCTCATTAGATAGAAAAACAACATTAACATATTACCATCTAAAAGATAATAATTACTCAAGAAAAAAAACTGATTACTAAGAAATAAATAACTTGAACCCTATTGTAATTGAATAATGAAAGGGGagtatcaaagaaaaaaaaaaaaagaacatcaTTCATAGCAAGTGAATTGACTCATAATTGTAAAGGTTTATTAAATTGCTATAGGAGTATTACAGTTTGCAA
This region of Zingiber officinale cultivar Zhangliang chromosome 9A, Zo_v1.1, whole genome shotgun sequence genomic DNA includes:
- the LOC122021871 gene encoding protein MAINTENANCE OF PSII UNDER HIGH LIGHT 1-like, coding for MAAGTTARSMVSALLPHPSQSFLGRNPRRGKCVSTGLFFSAAASSSSPDESDCNAEDCAPDKEVGKVSVEWLAAERTKVVGTFPPRNKGWTGYVEKDTAGQTNIYSVEPAVYVADSVISSGTAGTSVDGTGNTVAITAGVALFSIAAASFILVQVGKNQPQVPTVDYSGPPLGYYIDKFKSVSIVEASVPPAPQTSSTAEASAP